In Caulobacter sp. X, the sequence TCCAAGAAAGCCAAGAACACTTCGAAGGCCCTGCGCGGCCACTTCGCGAAGGCGGCCGTTGAGCCGAAGCGCGTTGTCGCGGAATTCCGCGTCGAGGAAAGCGCCCTGATCGAAGTCGGCGCCGAACTGACGGCCGACCACTTCGTCGCCGGCCAGAAGGTCGACATCCAAGGCGTCACCGTCGGTAAGGGTTTCGCCGGCGCCATGAAGCGCTGGAACTTCGGTGGTCTCCGCGCCACCCACGGTGTTTCGGTCTCGCACCGTTCGCACGGTTCGACCGGTAACCGCCAGGATCCGGGCCGTACGTTCCCGGGCAAGAAGATGGCCGGTCACCTGGGTCAAGAAACCGTCACCACCCTCAACGTCACCGTCTGGAAGGTCGACGTCGAGCGCGGCCTGATCCTGGTCAAGGGCGCTGTCCCCGGCCACGAAGGCAGCTACGTGAAGGTTCGCGACGCCGTGAAGAAGGCTCTGCCGGCTGACGCTCCGCGTCCGGGCGCCTTCCGCAAGGCTGGCGAGGCGGCTCCGGCTGCTGCTGAAACCCCCGCTGAAGAGGCCCCGGCGGCTGCGACCGAAGAGGGCGAAGGCTAATGAAACTCGACGTCATCAAACTGGACGGCGGCAAGGCCGGTTCCGTTGATCTCGACGACGCCATCTTCGGCATCGACGACATCCGCGGCGACATCCTGCAGCGCGTCGTGACCTGGCAGCTGGCCAAGCGCCGCTCGGGCAACCACAAGATTCAAGTCCGCAACGAGGTCTCTCGTACGGGCAAGAAGATGTACAAGCAGAAGGGCACCGGCGGCGCCCGTCACGGTTCGCGCCGTGCGGCCCAGTTCGTCGGCGGCGCCAAGGCCCACGGTCCCGTGGTCCGCAGCCACGCCTTCGACCTGCCCAAGAAGATCCGCGCCCTGGCCCTGAAGCACGCTCTGTCGTCGAAGGCCAAGTCGGGCTCGCTGGTCGTCCTGGACAGCGCCGTTCTGACCGAAGCCAAGACGGCCGCCCTGCGCGCCAACTTCGACAAGATCGGTCTGAAGAACGCCCTGGTCATCGCCGGTCCGGAAGTGGACGCGAACTTCAAGCTCGCCGCCCGCAACATCCCGAACGTGGATGTCCTGCCGAACGCCGGCCTGAACGTCTACGACGTGCTGCGTCGCCAGACCCTCGTCCTGACCAAGGACGCGGTCGAAGCGATCTCGGCTCGTTTCGCTGAGAAGGAAGCCGCCTAATGGCCGCCACCGCTCGCCACTACGACACGATCCTGTCGCCGGTGATCACCGAAAAGACGACCCTGCTCAGCGAGCAGAACAAGGTTGTCTTCAAGGTGTCCAACGACGCGACCAAGGACGAAATCGCCGCCGCCGTCGAAGAGCTGTTCAAGGTCAAGGTGACCAAGGTCAACACCATCGTGACCAAGGGCAAGACCAAGCGCTTCCGCGGCATCGTGGGTCGTCGCAACGACGTCAAAAAAGCGATCGTGACGCTGGCCGAAGGCCAGTCGATCGACATCACGACGGGGCTCTAAGTCATGGCCTTGAAGCAATTTAACCCGACCAGCCCCGGCCAGCGCGGCCTGGTGCTGATCGACCGCAGCGAACTTCACAAGGGCAAGCCCGAGAAGAAGCTGGTTGAAGGCCTGACCAAGTCGGGCGGTCGCGGCGGCAATGGCCGTATCGCGGTCCGTTTCCGCGGCGGCGGCGCCAAGCGCCTGTACCGTCTGGTCGACTTCAAGCGTCGCAAGCAAGGCGTGGCCACGGTCGTTCGTCTCGAGTACGACCCGAACCGCACCGCCTTCATCGCTCTGATCAAGTATCAGGCCGATGGCGAGCTGGCCTACATCCTGGCCCCGCAACGCCTGAAGGCCGGCGACGAAGTCGTCACCGGCGAGAAGGTCGACGTGAAGCCGGGCAACGCCTCGCCGCTGCGCACGCTGCCGATTGGCACGATCATCCACAACATCGAGCTGAAGCCCGCCAAGGGCGGTCAGATCGCCCGTTCGGCTGGCGCCTACGCCCAGCTGGTCGGTCGTGACGCCGGCTACGCCCAGATCCGCCTGAACTCGGGCGAGCTGCGCATGGTGCTCGACACGTGCATGGCCACCGTCGGCGCCGTTTCGAACCCCGACCACATGAACCAGAACCTCGGCAAGGCCGGTCGTTCTCGTCACATGGGCCGTCGCCCGCACGTCCGCGGTGTCGCCATGAACCCGGTCGACCACCCCCACGGTGGTGGTGAAGGCCGGACTTCGGGCGGTCGTCACCCGGTGACCCCGGCTGGTAAGCCGACCAAGGGCGCCAAGACCCGCGTCAACAAGGCCACGGACAAGTTCATCATCCGTTCGCGCCACAAAGCGAAGAAGGGCCGCTAAGCCATGACCCGCTCCGTCTGGAAAGGCCCGTTTGTCGACGGGTACCTCCTGAAGAAGGCCGATGCCGCTCTGTCGTCGGGCCGCAAGGACGTCATCAAGACCTGGTCGCGCCGCTCGACGATCATGCCGCAATTCGTCGGCCTGACCTTCGGCGTGCACAACGGCCACAAGCACGTTCCCGTGCTCGTGTCGGAAGACATGGTCGGCATGAAGTTCGGCGAATTCGCGCCGACCCGGAACTTCCCGGGTCACGCCGCCGACAAGAAGGCCAAGAGGAAGTAATCATGGCCAAGCAAAAGCAAGCTCGCCGCCTCGACGGCGCCGAAGCGATGGCCAAGGTTCGCACCCTGCGCACCAGCCCGCGCAAGCTGAACCTGGTCGCTCAGTCCATCCGTGGCCTGAACGTCCAACGCGCTCTCAACGAGCTCGAGTTCAGCCACAAGCGCATCGCTCAGGACGTCCGCAAGGCGCTGTACTCGGCGATCTCCAACGCCGAGAACAACCACAACCTCGACATCGACTCGCTGGTCGTCGCCGAGGCCTATGTGGGCAAGAACCTGATCATGAAGCGTTTCTCGCCCCGCGCTCGCGGTCGCGCGACGCGCGTTGAGAAGCCGTTCTCCGAGATCACGATCGTGGTCCGCGAACTGGGTGAGGCCGCCTAATGGGTCAGAAAGTCAATCCGGTCGGGCTGCGGCTCGGCGTGAACCGCACCTGGGACAGCCGTTGGTTCGCCGACGGCGCCCAGTACGGCAAGATGCTGCATCAGGACCTCGCGGTCCGCGCCGCCCTGAAGAAGCGCCTGTACCAAGCTGGTGTCTCGCGCATCATCATCGAGCGTCCGCACAAGAAGTGCCGCATCACGATCTATGCCGCTCGTCCGGGCGTCATCATCGGCAAGAAGGGCGCTGACATCGACAAGCTCCGCAAGGACCTGTCGGTTCAGACCGAGGGCGAAGTCCACCTGAACATCGTCGAGATCCGCAAGCCGGAAACCGACGCTCAGCTGGTGGCCGAGTCGATCGCTCAACAACTCGAGCGTCGTATCGCCTTCCGTCGCGCCATGAAGCGTTCGATCCAGTCGGCCGTGCGCCTCGGCGCCAAAGGCATCCGGATCAACGTCTCGGGTCGCCTCGGCGGCGCTGAAATCGCTCGGATGGAGTGGTACCGCGAAGGTCGCGTGCCGCTGCACACCCTGCGCGCGGACATCGACTTCGGTTTCGCCGAAGCCAAGACCACCTACGGCATCATCGGCGTGAAGACCTGGATCTTCAAGGGCGAGGTGCTGGAGCATGATCCGATGGCGCTCGACAAGCGCCTGGCCACCGAGTCCGGCCCCGCCGGCGAAGGTGGCGGCCGTGAGCGCGGCGATCGTCCCGACCGGGGCGACCGTCGTGACCGTCGCGATCGCGCCTAAGGATTAGATCGCCATGCTGTCTCCGAAGAAGACCAAATTCCGCAAGCAGTTCAAGGGCCGCATCCACGGCGCCTCGAAGGGCGGCACCCTGCTGAACTTCGGTTCGTACGGCCTGAAGGCCGTCGAGCCGGAGCGCATCACGGCCCGTCAGATCGAAGCCGCTCGTCGCGCCATCACCCGCCAGATGAAGCGTCAAGGCCGCGTCTGGATCCGTATCTTCCCGGACGTGCCGGTCACCGGCAAGCCGGCGGAAGTCCGGATGGGTAAGGGTAAGGGCGCGGTGGATTACTGGGCCGCTCGCGTGGCTCCGGGCCGCATCATGTTCGAAATCGACGGCGTGCCGGACGATATCGCGCGTGAAGCTCTCCGCCTGGGCGCCGCCAAGCTGCCGATCCGCACCCGTGTTGTCACCCGCATCGACGCGGGTGTGGCCATGGAGGCTTGAGGCTCATGAAGATCGCTGACATCCGGGGCATGACCCCCGACCAGCTGGCCGAAGCCCTGCTGAACCTGAAGAAGGAGCAGTTCAATCTGCGCTTCCAAGGCGCCACGGGCCAGGTCGAGAAGACCCACCGCTTCAACGAGATCCGTAAGGATATCGCGCGGATCAAGACCGTGCTGCGCGCCAAGGCCGCGGCTTAAGGAGAACGATATGCCCAAGCGTATCCTCGAAGGGGTCGTCGTCTCCGATAAGGGCGACAAGACCGTGGTGGTGAAGGTCGAACGGACCATCGTCCACCCCGTTCTGAAGAAGATCGTGCGTCAGTCCAAAAAGTACCACGCGCACGACGAAGCCAACGCGTACAAGGCCGGTGAAGCTATCCGCATCATCGAGTGCGCTCCGAAGTCCAAGCTGAAGACCTGGGAAGTGCTTCCCAAGGCTTCGGCTTAATCTGGAAGGTTTAGACCATGATCCAGATGCAAACTAACCTGGAAGTCGCTGACAATTCTGGCGCTCGCCGGGTCATGTGCATCAAGGTGTTGGGCGGCGCTGGCCGTCGCTACGCCAGCGTGGGCGACGTCATCGTCGTCTCCGTCAAGGAAGCCATTCCGCGCGGTCGCGTGAAGAAGGGTGACGTGCTTCGCGCCGTCGTCGTTCGCGTGAACCAGAACCTGAAGCGCAAGGATGGTTCGGTCATTCGGTTCGACAAGAACGCCGCGGTGATCGTGAACAAGCAAAGCGAGCCGGTCGGCACGCGGATCTTCGGCCCGGTTCCCCGTGAACTGCGCGCCAAGAACCACATGAAGATCATCTCCCTCGCTCCGGAGGTGCTGTAATGGCCGCTAAGATCAAGAAGGGCGACCGCGTCGTCGTTCTGGCCGGCAAGGACAAGGGCAAGCAAGGCTCGGTCCTGCAAGTCCTGCCGAAGGACAACCGCGTTGTCGTGGAAGGCGTGAACATGGTTTCGCGTCACACCAAGGCGACCCAGGCCGACCCGCAAGGCGGCATCAAGCAAAAGGAAGCCGCGCTGCACGTCTCGAACGTCGCCATCGTGGACTCCAAGGGCAAGCCCACCCGCGTCGGCTTCAAGATCGAAGGCGACAAGAAGGTGCGCGTCGCCAAGACGACCGGCGAGGTGATCAATGGCTGATCAAGCTTACGAGCCCCGGCTGAAGACCGTTTATCGCGAGCGCATCCGCGCCGCGATGAAGGAGCAGTTCGGCTACACCAACGAAATGCAGATCCCCAAGCTGGACAAGATCGTCCTGAACATGGGCATCGGCGAGGCTGTGGCTGACTCCAAGAAGGCTCAGACCGCTCTGAAGGACCTGGAAGCGATCGCCGGCCAAAAGCCCGTCGCGACCCGCGCCCGCAAGTCGATCGCCGGCTTCAAGCTGCGCGAAGGCATGGTGGTCGGCGCCAAGGTCACCCTCCGCAAGGACCGGATGTACGAGTTCCTCGACCGCCTGGTCACGATCGCGCTGCCGCGCGTGAAGGACTTCCGTGGTCTGAACGGCAAGAGCTTCGACGGCCGTGGCAACTACGCCATGGGCCTGAAGGAGCACCTGGTGTTCCCGGAAATCAACTATGACCAGATCGAACAGATCTGGGGCATGGACATCATCGTCTGCACCACTGCGAAGTCCGACCAGGAAGCCAAGGCTCTCCTGAAGGAATTCCAGTTCCCGTTCGTCAACTAAGAGAGCGGGAAGGGAAAACAAACCATGGCCAAGAAAAGCGCCGTCAACCGCAACGAAGCCGTCCGGGCTCTCGTCAAGAAGTTCGCCGAGAAGCGCGCCGCGCTGAAGGCGATCGCCAACGACGAAAGCCTGCCGCTCGAGGAGCGCTTCGAAGCTCGCCTCAAGCTCGCCAAGCTGCCGCGTAACAGCGCCGCGATCCGCATCCGCAATCGCTGCGAAGTCACCGGCCGCCCGCGCGCCTATTACCGCAAGCTGAAGATGAGCCGTATCGCGCTCCGCGAACTGGGTTCGCAGGGGCAGATCCCCGGCCTCGTCAAGTCGAGCTGGTGAGGACGATCAGATGTCGATGAACGATCCCCTGAGCGATATGATCGCTCGCATCAAGAACGCCGCCACGCGCAAGCGCTCGAAGGTGTCGACGCCGGCTTCCAAGCTGCGCGCTCGCGTCCTCGACGTGCTGGCCGACGAAGGCTACATCCGCGGCTACTCGCTGGTCGAGAAGCCCGGTGCGTTCCCCGAATTCGAGATCGAGCTCAAGTACTTCGACGGTGAGCCCGTGATCGCCGAGATCAGCCGCGTGTCCAAGCCTGGCCGTCGCGTCTATTCGTCGATCAAGGACCTGAAGCCGATCAAGAACGGCCTGGGCATCTCGATCCTTTCGACGCCGAAGGGCGTCATGTCGGACACCGCCGCACGCGACGCTAACGTCGGTGGCGAAGTCCTCTGCCGCGTCTACTAGGCGCGGGAGGGAAAGAGCATGTCACGTATCGGTAAGAAAGCCGTCGTCATCCCCTCGAACGTCACCCTGACGATCGCGGGCCAGACGGTCACGGTGAAGGGCCCCAAGGGTCAACTCTCGTGGACGATCGCCGACGAAGTCGAGCTGAAGCAAGAGGGCAATGAGCTCTCGCTGACGCCGCGCGTCGACACGAAGCGCGCCAAGGGCATGTGGGGTCTGTCCCGCACGCTGGTGGCCAACATGGTGCACGGTGTGACCACCGGCTTCGAGGAAAGCCTCGAACTGGTCGGCGTCGGTTACCGCGCGGCCATGAAGGGCACCGCCCTGAGCCTCCAACTCGGTTTCAGCCACGATGTGGACGTTGCGGCTCCGGCCGGCATCACGTTCGCCACGCCGAAGCAAACCGAAATCAAGATCGCCGGCATCGACAAGCAGGCGGTTGGTGAGATTGCCGCGAAGATCCGCCGCATTCGTCCGCCGGAACCCTACAAGGGCAAGGGCGTGCGTTATGCTGGCGAGACCGTTCGCCGCAAGGAAGGCAAGAAGAAGTAAGCCATGGCGCTCTCTCCTCGTGAATCGGCGGCCAAGCGCGCTCAGCGCGTTCGCACCCGCCTCAAGAGCCTCGCCAACGGTCGTCCGCGTCTGTCGGTCTTCCGTTCGTCGAAGAACATCTACGCCCAGATCATCGATGATGAACGCGGCGTGACCCTGGCGTCGGCTTCCACTCTGGAAGCCGAAGGCAAGGGCGCGGACAAGGATGCCGCTGCCAAGGTTGGCAAGCTCGTCGCCGAGCGCGCCATCGAAAAGGGCGTCAAGGACGTCGTTTTCGACCGTGGTGGCTACATCTTCCACGGCCGGGTGAAAGCCCTGGCTGACGCCGCGCGCGAAGCCGGCCTGAACTTCTAAGGGAACGAAAATGGCTCGTGGTGAACAACAGCGCGGTGAAGGCGGTCAACGCCGGGACCGTCGCGACCGCAACGCCCCCGAAGAGCGGGTCGACAGCGACATCGTCGAAAAGCTCGTCCACATCAACCGCGTCGCCGCCACCGTGAAGGGTGGTCGTCGCTTCAGCTTCGCCGCTCTGATGGTCGTTGGCGACCAAAAGGGCCGCGTCGGCTTCGGTCATGGCAAGGCGCGTGAAGTGCCGGAAGCCATCCGTAAGGCGACCGAAGAAGCCAAGAAGACGATGATCCGCGTTCCGCTGCGCGAATCCCGCACCCTGCACCACGACGGCGCTGGCCGTTGGGGCGCTGGCAAGGTGATGATGCGCGCGGCGCCTCCCGGCACCGGCGTCATCGCCGGCGGTCCGATGCGCGCGGTTCTCGAAACCCTGGGCGTCCAGGACGTCGTGGCCAAGTCGACGGGTTCCTCGAACCCGTACAACATGGTGCGCGCCACGTTCGAAGCCCTGAAGGTGCAATCGTCGCCCCGCCAGATCGCCGCCAAGCGCGGTAAGAAGGTTGGCGACATCCTCGGCCGTCGCGCCGACGGCGCTTCGGCGCCGGAAGCCATCGAGGGCTAAGTCATGGCTGAAGCTAAGAAAGTCACGGTGCGCCAAACCGGCAGCCCGATCCGTCGTGAAAAGGACCAGCGCGCCACGCTCGCCGGTCTGGGTCTGAACAAGCTGGGCCGCGTGTCCACGCTGGAAGACACCCCGTCGGTCCGCGGCATGATCCGCAAGGTCCAGCACCTGCTGGAAATCGTCGAGTAGTCCTCTACAAGACGCGAAATACGCCACCCCGGTGAAAGCCGGGGTGGTTTTCGTTTGAAATCCTGCTCGTTTTAGGGTTTTAAGCGCGCTCGAAATTCAACAGCCGAGTCCGGACCTCGTCCGGGCGCAGATCTCCAAGGAGAGGCACATATGACCAAGCTGAACGAACTGGCTCCCCGCGAAGGCTCGACCAAGGGCCGCATGCGCGTCGGCCGCGGCCCGGGTTCGGGCAAGGGCAAGACCAGCGGCCGCGGTGTGAAGGGTCAGAAGTCGCGTACCGGCGTCTCGATCAACGGCTTCGAAGGCGGTCAAATGCCGCTGCACATGCGTATGCCGAAGCGCGGCTTCAACAACCCGTTCCGCCTGGAGTTCGCTGAAGTGAACCTGTGGCGCCTGGAACAGGCCGTCGCCGCTGGCAAGATCAAGAAGGGCGCCGAGCTGGGCGCTGCTGAACTGGTCGCCGCCGGCGTCATCCGTCGCGAACTCGACGGCGTGAAGCTGCTGGGCAAGGGCGAGATCAAGACCGCCCTGAAGCTGACCGTCTACTCGGCCACCGAAGCCGCCATCAAGGCCGTCGAGGCCGCCGGTGGTTCGGTCACCGTGACCAAGAAGGCCAAGGCGGAAGCCGAAGCCTAAAAGGCATATGTCATCCCGCTGAGCGCCTGGCGCTGCGGGACTTCGTTTCGACCGGGATGACAGAATTTAGAGGCTCGCCGTGACATCGCGGCGAGCCTCACCTATTTGTGGCGCTCTCCTCGGATCAGCCTGATCCGGGAAACCTAATTTCAGAGCGCGATCGCCGCCGAAGCGGTATTGGCTTTCGGCTATCGCGCTCCTGAGTCGTGGGGATCTGAATGGCCTCGGCCGCCGAACAACTCGCAGCCAATATGAATTTCGCGTCGTTCCAGAAGGCGACCGAACTTCACAAGCGCATCTGGTTCACGATCATCGCCCTGGTCGTCTATCGCCTCGGCTCTTACGTTCCGATCCCCGGGATCGACGTCAACGCCTTCGCCCGGCTGTTCAACAGCAACTCCGAAGGCATCCTGGGCATGTTCAACATGTTCTCGGGCGGCGCTGTCTCGCGGATGGCGATCTTCTCGCTGAACGTGATGCCCTACATCAGCGCCTCGATCATCGTGCAGCTGATGGGCACGGTCTATCCGCCGTGGGAGAAGCTGAAGAAGGAAGGCGGGGAGGCCGGGCGCAAGACCCTCAACCAGTACACCCGCTACCTGGCCGTGGTTCTGGCCGTCGTGCAGTCGGCCTCGATCGCCATGGGCCTGGCGGCCCAGCCTGGCGTCGTCGTCGAGGGCGTGGGCCATGCGTTCTTCGTCGTCTCGACCGTCGTGGCCCTGACCGGCGGCACCCTGTTCCTGATGTGGCTGGGCGAGCAGATCACCAGCCGCGGCGTCGGCAACGGCGTCAGCTTGATCATCTTCGCGGGGATCGTGGCGCGCCTGCCGGTCGTGCTGGGCCAGATGCTGGTCCAGGGCCAGACCTCGGGCAACTACACCCCGCTGTTCCTGATCGTGATCGGCTGCGTCGCCGCCATCCTGGCCATCGTCTTCATGGAGCGCTCGCAGCGCCGCTTGCTGGTCCACTATCCCAAGCGCCAGCAAGGCAACCGCATGATCGGCGGCGAAAGCTCGTTCATGCCGCTGAAGATCAACACCGCGGGCGTCATCCCGCCGATCTTCGCCTCGAGCCTGCTGCTGCTGCCGACCACGGCCATGCAGTTCGTGCAGACCACCAACCTGCCGGCCTGGGCCTCGTGGCTGCCGGGCGTGGTGGGCGCGCTGCAGCACGGCCATCCGGCGTTCCTGATCTTCTACGCCCTGCTGATCATCTTCTTCTCGTTCTTCTACACCTCGGTCGTGTTCAACCCCGAGGAGACGGCCGAGAATCTGCGCAAGTACGGCGGCTTCCTGCCGGGCATTCGTCCGGGCAAGCGCACCGCCGAGTACCTGGACTACGTGCTGACCCGCCTGACCGTGATCGGCGCGGCCTACATCACCGCCGTCTGCGTCGCGCCGGAGCTGGTGATGATGGCGATCAAGTCGAACCAGTTCGCCCTGGGCGGCACTTCGATCCTGATCGTCGTGACGGTGACCATGGACACCGTCGCCCAGATCCAGTCGCACCTCTTGGCCCACCAGTACGAGGGCCTCATCAAGAAGTCGAAGCTGCGCGGCGGTCGCGGCCGCTAAGCGGGGCTTCAATTTTATTACAAGCGTCGGAAGCCGGTTTGTCACAAAACCGGCTTCCGTTTTTATCGCCGGGGCTCTAGGTCTGCTCCGGGAGACAACCGGGCGCAGACCCGGTGACGCGCGAAGGGGCTTCTATGAATTTGATCCTGTTCGGTCCGCCGGCGGCGGGGAAGGGCACTCAGGCCAAGCGCCTGGTCAGCGAGCGCGGCATGGTCCAGCTCTCGACCGGCGACATGCTGCGCGCCGCCATCGCCTCGGGCTCGGAGCTCGGCCAACGCGTCAAGGGCGTGCTGGATCGCGGCGAGCTGGTCACCGACGAGATCGTCATCGCTCTGATCGAGGATCGCCTGCCCGAGGCCGAGGCGGCCGGCGGCGCGATCTTCGACGGGTTCCCGCGCACGGTCGCCCAGGCCGAGGCCCTGGATAAAATACTTTCGGCGCGCGGTCAGAAGATCGACGTGGTTCTCCGACTCAAGGTAGACGAGCCGGCCCTGATCGATCGGATCAAGAAACGGTTCGAAGAGCAGGGACGGCCCGACGACAATCCGGAAGTCTTCGTGACTCGCCTGGCCGCCTACAACGCCCAGACCGCGCCGCTGCTGCCGTATTACCAAGGGCAGGGGAAGCTGAAGGAACTGGATGGGATGGGTTCGGTCGAAGCCGTGGCCACGTCCATCGACGCCGCTCTCTCGGGAGCAGCCTAACAAAGCCCGAATTCATTGGATGTCCGGTGGATTCAGTTGTTGACGGAAGCGAAACGATCCCTATAACGGGGCGCTTCCGCGAAAGGGCGCGATCCGTGCGCGCCGGTCTTGGTCTCCTGATCAAGCCGGGCGCGCCGTTCGCGTCTTTAGTGCGTGACTAGGAGAACATTAGACGTGGCCCGTATCGCAGGCGTCAACATCCCGACGAACAAGCGCGTGCTGATCGCGCTTCAGTACATTCACGGCATCGGCCAAAAGTCCGCTCGTGACATCATCACGAAGGTGGGCATCGAGGATGCGCGTCGCGTCAATCAACTGACCGACGCCGAAGTCCTCGCGATCCGCGAGACGATCGACCGTGACTACACCGTCGAGGGCGACCTGCGTCGCGAGAACTCGATGAACATCAAGCGCCTGATGGACCTGGCCTGCTATCGCGGCCTGCGTCACCGTAAGGGCCTGCCGGTCCGCGGTCAGCGCACTCACACGAACGCCCGCACCCGCAAGGGTCCGGCCAAGCCGATCGCCGGCAAGAAGAAGTAAGGTAGCCTGACGATGGCCAAGGAACCGGGTCGCGTTAAACGTCGCGAACGTAAGAACATCACCTCGGGCGTGGCGCACGTGAACGCCTCGTTCAACAACACCATGAT encodes:
- the secY gene encoding preprotein translocase subunit SecY — translated: MASAAEQLAANMNFASFQKATELHKRIWFTIIALVVYRLGSYVPIPGIDVNAFARLFNSNSEGILGMFNMFSGGAVSRMAIFSLNVMPYISASIIVQLMGTVYPPWEKLKKEGGEAGRKTLNQYTRYLAVVLAVVQSASIAMGLAAQPGVVVEGVGHAFFVVSTVVALTGGTLFLMWLGEQITSRGVGNGVSLIIFAGIVARLPVVLGQMLVQGQTSGNYTPLFLIVIGCVAAILAIVFMERSQRRLLVHYPKRQQGNRMIGGESSFMPLKINTAGVIPPIFASSLLLLPTTAMQFVQTTNLPAWASWLPGVVGALQHGHPAFLIFYALLIIFFSFFYTSVVFNPEETAENLRKYGGFLPGIRPGKRTAEYLDYVLTRLTVIGAAYITAVCVAPELVMMAIKSNQFALGGTSILIVVTVTMDTVAQIQSHLLAHQYEGLIKKSKLRGGRGR
- the rplO gene encoding 50S ribosomal protein L15, which translates into the protein MTKLNELAPREGSTKGRMRVGRGPGSGKGKTSGRGVKGQKSRTGVSINGFEGGQMPLHMRMPKRGFNNPFRLEFAEVNLWRLEQAVAAGKIKKGAELGAAELVAAGVIRRELDGVKLLGKGEIKTALKLTVYSATEAAIKAVEAAGGSVTVTKKAKAEAEA
- the rpsM gene encoding 30S ribosomal protein S13, coding for MARIAGVNIPTNKRVLIALQYIHGIGQKSARDIITKVGIEDARRVNQLTDAEVLAIRETIDRDYTVEGDLRRENSMNIKRLMDLACYRGLRHRKGLPVRGQRTHTNARTRKGPAKPIAGKKK
- a CDS encoding adenylate kinase, which gives rise to MNLILFGPPAAGKGTQAKRLVSERGMVQLSTGDMLRAAIASGSELGQRVKGVLDRGELVTDEIVIALIEDRLPEAEAAGGAIFDGFPRTVAQAEALDKILSARGQKIDVVLRLKVDEPALIDRIKKRFEEQGRPDDNPEVFVTRLAAYNAQTAPLLPYYQGQGKLKELDGMGSVEAVATSIDAALSGAA